CAGGTCGCCGGAGATCTCGTGTGCTACATCGACGGTTGTCACCGTGTACCCCAATTGTATTGTTGTTTCACTAGTTTCAGATAAACCAGGGTTTCCGTGGAGGTCACCCCGGGCACGGCACGAATCTGCTTGTTCAGCAGAACCAACAGGTCGTCGTCGTCCTCGCAGACCACCTCGACGATCGCGTCGAAGGTTCCAGCAGTGAGCACTACGTAGTCGACCGCATCCAGCTCCGCGAGCCGGTCGGCCACCTCAGTGGTGTCACCGGAGCATTTGATGCCGATCATGGCCTGGCGCGCGAACCCCAGCTGCATTGGATCGGTGACCGCCACGATCTGCATGACACCGGCGTCGATCATGCGTTGCACTCGTTGACGCACCGCCGCCTCCGAGAGGCCCACCGACTTACCGATGGTCGCGTATGGGCGCCGCCCATCCTGCTGAAGCTCCTCGACAATCGCTTTGGAAGCCTCATCGAGCTGGAATGCAGCCGAGCCGTTACCCGGATCGGCGACCCGCAACAGACGCCGTTTCGTGTTGGTCACGAACTCGATTGTGCACGGATTCCGTCATCCATTGCAATGTTTTACGACGAATTACCGTTAAGAGCGGACTATTGACGATGGAATCCGTGGCTTAAAGCACCGATTTTCGATACCGTGGCCAGGTGAGCGCACCAAGCAGCTGGATCAATGGCCGCCTCGTCACAACCCGCGGCGATACGCATCGCGTGATCAACCCCGCGACCGGGACAACCGTCGCCGAACTAAGCCTGGCGACCCCCGACGACGCCGATGCGGCAGTGGCGGCAGCCAGGGCCGCGGGGCCCGGCTGGGCCTGCTCAACCCCCGCCGACCGTGCCGCTGTCCTGGCCAAACTGGCCGCCGCCATGGCAGCCAACGCCGACACGCTGGTGGCCGAGGAGGTCTCCCAGACGGGTAAGCCGGTGCGCCTGGCATCGGAGTTCGATGTGCCCGGCAGCATCGACAATGTCGAGTTTTTCGCGGGTGCCGCAAGACATCTGGATGGTAAGGCCACGGCCGAATACTCGCCCGACCACACCTCCAGCATCCGGCGCGAGGCCGCCGGGGTGGTCGCCACCATTACCCCGTGGAACTACCCGCTGCAGATGGCGGTGTGGAAGGTGCTGCCCGCACTGGCGGCGGGGTGCACGGTGGTGATCAAGCCCAGCGAGCTGACACCGCTGACCACACTGACGCTGGCACGCCTGGCCACCGAGGCCGGGCTGCCCGATGGTGTGCTCAACGTTGTCACCGGACGCGGCGATGACGTGGGCAGCACCCTCGCGGGCCACCCCGATGTGGATTTGGTGACCTTCACCGGGTCCACCGCTGTCGGCCGAAAGGTGATGGCCGCGGCCGCCGTTCATGGGCATCGAACACAGCTGGAGCTCGGCGGCAAGGCACCCTTCGTCGTGTTCGACGACGCCGACCTGGATGCCGCCATTCAGGGCGCGGTCGCCGGCGCGATCATCAACTCCGGCCAGGACTGCACGGCCGCGACCCGGGCGATCGTCGCCCGCGATCTGTACGACGACTTCGTCGCCGGAGTCGGCGAGGTGATGAACAAGATCGTCGTCGGCGATCCCTTGGATCCGAACACCGATATCGGACCGCTCATTTCGGCCCCCCATCGCGCCAGAGTCGCGAGCATCGTGGACCGCGCCCCCGCTCAGGGCGGCCGAATCGTCAGCGGTGCAAGCTCACCCGATCTGCCGGGATTCTTCTACCGGCCCACCCTGATCGCCGATGTCGCGGAGACATCCGAGGCCTACCGCGACGAGATCTTCGGCCCGGTGCTCACCGTGCGCGCATTCTCCGATGACGACGACGCACTACGGCAGGCGAACGACACCGCCTATGGCCTTGCCGCCTCGGCATGGACGCGCGATGTCTACCGCGCGCAGCGGGCCTCGCGCCAGATCAAGGCGGGTTGCGTGTGGATCAACGACCACATCCCCATCGTCAGCGAGATGCCACACGGCGGATTCGGCGCGTCCGGCTTCGGCAAGGACATGTCCGACTACTCCCTTGAGGAGTATCTGACCATCAAGCACGTGATGAGCGACATCACCGGTACCGCCGAAAAGGACTGGCACCGAACTATTTTCGCGAAACGTTAGGGCCGCGCGTCCAAGTTGTCGTTGATGAGCGCCGCGAGCCGGGTAAGGCTCGTGGTCATCGCACGGCGGTCAGCACCCGCCAATTCGGCGAAGACCGCGTGCTGCCGTGCCCGAAAGGCCACCTGTGCGTTGACCACCCGAGTGCGCCCGGCGGTGGTCAAGCCCACCAGGACCAACCGGTCATCCGACGCCGAGCGGGTGCGTTCGACCACACCCCGTTCTTCTAACTGCTTGAGCGCGCGCGTGGCCGTCGGCACCGCCACTCCCGCCGTCCCGGCCAGCTGACTCACCGACATCGATTCCCGGTCCAGTAGCGGTGCCAGCAGCTCGAGCTGCGAGCGACTCATCCCCGCCTGCGTCCCCGCGGGCGACGTTCGCCCCCGGCGCATCGCGAAGTACAGCGCGTCCGTGGCCGCCACCAGCTCTTCGATCTCACGGGCACTGTTTCCGCTCGGTTGTCCTGGCACCCCGACAGTCTAAGGGTTAGCATGACAATAGTTAGCATGCTAACGTTATTGTCGAAGCCAACGAAAGGACACGAACATGCGTGTAGCGGTCATCGGCGCCGGAATCGGTGGGCTCACTGCAGCGGCGGCATTGCGCGCCAACGGTATCGACGTCATCGTCTATGAGAAGGCGCACGAACTGCGCGAGGTGGGCGCGGGCGTCGTCGTCGCGAACAACGGCCAGCGCGCACTCGATGCCGTGGGCCTTGGCGATCGGGTACGGGAGGTCGGCACGCATATCGAACGCACCGTGTGGAGCACCTGGCACGGAGAAGATGTCCCGGTGCCGCCTGCGTGGCCGTCGGTCACCCCGGGACGCCCGGTGACCTCCCTGCCCGTACACCGCGGCGAACTACAACAGGCGCTGCTGGGCGCACTACCCGCCGGGGCCGTCCACCTCGGGCGCCCCTGCCAGGACGTGATCGAAACCGCCGAAGGAGCCCGCATCGTCTTCGCCGACGGCTCCGAGGAGCACGCCGACATCGTCGTCGGTGCCGATGGCATCCACTCGGCGGTGCAGCAGATAGTCGCAGGCCCCGTTGAGCTGTCCAGCGAGGGCATCATGGCCTACCGCGGTTTGATTCCCGTCGAACGCCTCGACGACTCCGTCGACCTCCAGCGGATGCAGATGTGGCTCGGCCCTGGGCGCAGTTTCCTCATCTATCCGGTCTCCCGAGGGCGGTTGCTGAACATCGTGGCCTTCACGGCCACCGATCTCGATGCCGAGGAATCGTGGACGGCACCGGGTGATGTGCGGGCCCTCGCGGCGGAGTTCGCGGATTGGGCACACCCCGTTCCGGCCATTATCGACGCACTTCCAGAAACCTTCCGGTGGGGACTTTACGATCGAAAGTCGTTGGGCCGATGGTCAACTGACCGCATCACCCTTCTCGGCGACGCCGCGCACCCGGTAACCCCGCATCTGGGCCAGGGCGCGAACATGGCGATCGAGGACGCGGTCGTGCTCGCCACCGTTCTCGCGGGCGCTTCGGTGGCCGATGTCCCCCAGCGGCTGGCCTTGTACGAGTCCCTGCGGCGTGACCGCACAAGTCGTATTCAGCAGAACGCACGCCAAGCGGGCGCGATCTACCGCGCCACCGATCTCAGCGCCCAGGAGCAAGCCGCCGGACTCACCGCGATCCTGGCCGGTGATTGGATACCCGACTACGACGCCGCCGCGGCGGCCGAGGCGGCGTTGGCCTCGCTCTAATCCTTGGTGAACTCCTCACCCGTCTGCGGATTCACCGCGACCTCACCCTCGGGGAGGTTGGACAGATCGCCGGCGATGACGGTCTGTTGCGCCTCGACCGCATCGGGCACCCCGAAGTGGGCGGTGGCCCCGGCCGGAGCCAGCACCAAATCGGCGCTGCGCCGCGGCAACGTCTCCCCCAGGAAGAACGGCGGCGCGGCCACCCGCCACAGCAGCATCACAACCACGCCGAGCACCAGCGCGCCGATACCGACCACCGCCACAGCTCCGTATCCGAAGACGGTGACGTTGTTACCGGCATCATCGATGAGCCAGTCGGGCTTGGCGTACTGAATCAGTCCGTAAGCGAAGATGACCGTCAGCGCGATTCCACCGAGCAACGGGATCGCACCTCGCATCATGAAATTGCGAGCACTCTGTGTGAGCGTCCGACGGTAAAACCACACACACGCGAAGCCGGTGAGCCCGTAGTAGAAAGCAATCATCAGGCCGACCGATCCGATCAGCGCGGTCAGCAGGTTGGTGCTGATGATCGTAAAGAGCACGTAGCACGCGATCGAGACCGCACCCATCGCCACGGTGGAGGTGGTCGGCGTCAAGTACGTGCGGTGGATCGAGGCGAACGATTCCGGTAGGGCCTTGTAGACACCCATCGACAGGGTCGTGCGGGCCGTCGGCAGGATCGTGGTCTGGGTGCAGGCCGAGGCCGACGTCAGGATGGAGGCGGAGAGCAAGAGCATCCCCACATGTCCGAGGAAGCTGTCACCGAACAGTTCGGGACCGATAGCCGCGAACACATCCGCCGCATTCTCCTGATTACCCAGGCCTATCCCCTCCGTGCCGACTCCCGCGAAGGCCACCGCGGCCACACTGACCAGCGCGTAGGTGGCCAGCAACAGGAAGGTGGACAGCACCGCGGCGCGCCCGGGCGTACGTCCGGGGTCATCGGACTCCTCATTGCAGGCCACCGCGGTATCCCAGCCCCAGTAGATGAAGATCGTCGTCAATACTGCCGGTGCGATCACGGTGCCGAAGTCCAAGCCCCCGGGCCAGAACCAGGACAAGGACGGCAGCAGCGAGTAGGCCTCGGCGTTATGGGTGTAGACCTTGATCAACGCGATGATCGAGACGACGACCAGAACAACCATCTCGACCAGCAAGAGTCCGTACTGCAAGCGCACCGAGACTTCGATACCGCGGTAGCAGATATACGTCATGATCACGATCCACAGAACGCCCGCCACTGTGGACCACAGGGTGCTGTCAGCCAGACTGGCTGCCGCCGACCAGCCCAGGTCGCCGACGAAGGTGAACGAATAGGCGCCCGCGATCTGGGCCAGGTTGGCCATCACGATGACGTCCGCGGCGATGATCCCCCAGCCGCCCAGCCATCCGACGATCGGCCCGAAGGTGCGCGACGCCCAGGTGAACGTGGTCCCGCAGTCCGGTTCGGCCTTGTTCAGTTCCTGATAGGCCACCGCGATCAGATAAATCGGGATGAACGAGATCAGCACGATGGCGGGCGCCTTGACGCCGGCGAGCAGGGCGCCGCCGCTGGCGACGATCAGCCCCAGGGTGGCGGCCAGGCTGTAGGCCGGTGCCGTGGACGCCAGCCCGACGACAACGCTGGACAGCAGCCCCATCGCGCCGCCCCTGAGTCCCTTGCTCTCGACGGGGTTATCTGAGCTCATACGCGTCTCCTCGCTTGGCGGACTGCGAGCAGAATACGTTTTCCGTTGACATTTCGCCCATCAAGAGCGGAATTCGTCATGAAATATCGGTTTCGCACCGGATTCGGCAACAATGTCGTCGCCTCATCGGCGCACTGAACCGCCGCCGAAACTACGGGTTACGCCGCACTTCTGTCGCCGACACCAAATATCACGTGTCGGCGAGAGTGGGTGATCTAAGCGAGTGGGTTCGTTCCGTTGAGGAACACCCAGATGGCAGCCGCGGCACCCAGGCCCAGCAGCAGCGCGGCGAAGGAGCCCACAAACGGCCTGCGGGCCCAGCCCCTTCCGGCGTCAAACCCGTACCGACCAGGGCCTACGAGGATCACCGCGATGAGCGCGACGATCATCAACAGCTCGAACTCGTGCCCGTCGGGCCAAAAGATCGCGTACCGGTTCGCCTTGTCGGACACCATGTCAGACAGCAGCACATTGACCATGAAGGCCAGCCCGGCCGCCCCCGCCAGCGGCGTCAGCAGACCGAGAATCAGCAGTACCCCGGCGCCGAGCTCTGCGGTGACACCGACATAAGTAAGGATGTCGGCGTACTTGAAGCCGCGATCAGTCAGCGTCGATTCGAAACCATTGAGGCCGGTGCCGCCCCACCAGCCGAAAACCTTGCGCAATCCGTGCGCGATGAGCACCGCGCCCACGCCGACACGCAGCAACAACAGTCCAAGGTCTTGGGTGCCGCGACGGTCGCCCGTCGGGTCTTGGGTGCCCCACGGCGCAGCATGTCGCGCCTGCACCGCCTCGGAAGATATCTGGGTGGTGGCAGGTTCGGCATAGGGCAGCGGCGCTGGATCGTACAACGGTCCAACCTCTTTCACGTCGTGGGAGCTCGTCAGCTTTTCCCCCTGGTAATGCGGGATTGCCGTGGTCTCGAAATCGCCGCCATAGGTGGCCGACGGCACATCGTCTTCAGGGTCGACCAGTTCGGGCGGCTTACGCCACACCTGCGGATCGTCCGAATGACCGGTCACGGCCCAAGAGTAAGTCCATTGGAGGCCTGAATGTGGCGAGCAACGCCGTAAGGTCCGTAATCTTGCGGGCATGCTCATTCGCTGCCGGAGCCGCAGGGCCGGCGACATCCGGCCAAATCCCACGACGGGACCGACCAATGAGCCATCGGGGAGAAGACTGATTGTCGGTTCGGTGGCGGCGTTGGCCGGGACGGTGACCCTGCTCTCGGGTTGCGTGCGGTTCGATCCCACCCAGGATCAGCCGTTCACCGAGGTCCCCAGCCGCGGGATTGCCCAGACCACGACCACCCCGCCGCCACCGTTGCCGGGTAAACCGTTTCCCAAGCAGTGCGCCGCCGACGGCGTGATGCAGGGATGCCTGGAAGCCACCAGCGGCCTCATCATGGGCAGCGATGGCAAGACCGCTTTGGTCGCCGAGCGGGCGACGGGTGCCGTCAAAGAGATCGCGACGAGCGCCGAGCCGAAGGTGAAGACCACCATCCCCGTCGACCCCTCCGGGGACGGTGGACTGTCCGATATCGTGCTCTCCCCCTCATACCAGCAGGACCGGCTGATGTACGCTTACATCAGTACCCCCACCGACAACCGGGTGATCCGCATCGCCGACGGCGATGTGCCCAAGGACATTCTCACTGGAATTCCGAAGGGCCCCAACGGTAATGCCGGATCGCTGGCGTTCATCAGCCCCACCACGCTGGTGGTCCAGACCGGCACCGGCGGTAATCCGGCCGCAGCCAATGATCCGAACTCGCTGGCCGGCAAGGTGATCCGCATCGAACAGCCGACCACCATCGACCAGGCCGCACCGACCACCGCCATCAGCGGCCTCGGCGACGGCGGATCGATGTGCGTGGACGCTGCTAACGGCGCGCTATACGTCACCGACCGCTCCCCCGTCGGCGACCGGCTACAAAAGCTGACCAAGGACGGCAAGATCACGACAGTCTGGACCTGGCCCGACAAACCCGGGGTGGCGGGCTGCGCCGCGTTGGACAGCTCGGTGATGGTCAACCTGGTCTTCAACCAGACCACCGTCGTGGTGCGCCAGAACCCGGAGACCGGCGCGGTCACTGGCGATCCCGAAGTGCTCCGCCAGAAAGAGCAGCACGGTCACGTACGCGCGCTCAAGCTCTCGGCCGACGGGAACGTCTGGGGCGGTTCCATCAACAAGGACTTCGGCACCGCCACCCCCACCGAGGACGTGGTGTTCCCGCTGTTCCCGAAGGGCGGCGGATTCCCCCGCGCCAACGACGACCTGGACTAATTCCTCGCCGACTGTCGACTTTTCGCGGTGCTCACTCGCACTTTGTCGCGAGAAGTCGCCAGTCAGCGTGTGATTACGCCTGGCCGCAGGCCTTCAGCACCAGATCCTTGACCAGCGCGGCATCCGCTTGCCCCCGGGTGGCCTTCATCACCGCGCCCACGATGGCGCCCGCGGCCGCCACCTTGCCGTCGCGGATCTTCTGCGCGACATCGGGGTTGGCCGCCAATGCCTCATCGACGGCGGCCTGGATCACCGAATCGTCGCGCACCACGGTCAACCCGCGGGCGGTCATCACCTGCTCGGGCTCGCCCTCTCCGGCCAGCACACCGTCGACCACCTGGCGCGCCAACTTGTTAGACAGCTTGCCGTCGTTGATCAACGCGGCAACAGCGGCCACCTGCTTTGGCGTGATGGGAAGCTCAGCCAGCTCGACCTCGCGCGAATTGGCTTGCTGGACGAGGTAGTTGCCCCACCACGAACGCGCCTCCTCGCTGCTGGCCCCCTCGACGACGGTGGCCTGTACGAGTTCGACGGCGCCGTTGTTCACCAGGTCGCGCATCACCTCATCGGAGACGCCCCATTCCTGCTGAATGCGCCCCAA
This genomic window from Mycobacteroides chelonae contains:
- a CDS encoding gamma-aminobutyraldehyde dehydrogenase, with amino-acid sequence MSAPSSWINGRLVTTRGDTHRVINPATGTTVAELSLATPDDADAAVAAARAAGPGWACSTPADRAAVLAKLAAAMAANADTLVAEEVSQTGKPVRLASEFDVPGSIDNVEFFAGAARHLDGKATAEYSPDHTSSIRREAAGVVATITPWNYPLQMAVWKVLPALAAGCTVVIKPSELTPLTTLTLARLATEAGLPDGVLNVVTGRGDDVGSTLAGHPDVDLVTFTGSTAVGRKVMAAAAVHGHRTQLELGGKAPFVVFDDADLDAAIQGAVAGAIINSGQDCTAATRAIVARDLYDDFVAGVGEVMNKIVVGDPLDPNTDIGPLISAPHRARVASIVDRAPAQGGRIVSGASSPDLPGFFYRPTLIADVAETSEAYRDEIFGPVLTVRAFSDDDDALRQANDTAYGLAASAWTRDVYRAQRASRQIKAGCVWINDHIPIVSEMPHGGFGASGFGKDMSDYSLEEYLTIKHVMSDITGTAEKDWHRTIFAKR
- a CDS encoding MarR family winged helix-turn-helix transcriptional regulator, whose product is MPGQPSGNSAREIEELVAATDALYFAMRRGRTSPAGTQAGMSRSQLELLAPLLDRESMSVSQLAGTAGVAVPTATRALKQLEERGVVERTRSASDDRLVLVGLTTAGRTRVVNAQVAFRARQHAVFAELAGADRRAMTTSLTRLAALINDNLDARP
- a CDS encoding PQQ-dependent sugar dehydrogenase — its product is MLIRCRSRRAGDIRPNPTTGPTNEPSGRRLIVGSVAALAGTVTLLSGCVRFDPTQDQPFTEVPSRGIAQTTTTPPPPLPGKPFPKQCAADGVMQGCLEATSGLIMGSDGKTALVAERATGAVKEIATSAEPKVKTTIPVDPSGDGGLSDIVLSPSYQQDRLMYAYISTPTDNRVIRIADGDVPKDILTGIPKGPNGNAGSLAFISPTTLVVQTGTGGNPAAANDPNSLAGKVIRIEQPTTIDQAAPTTAISGLGDGGSMCVDAANGALYVTDRSPVGDRLQKLTKDGKITTVWTWPDKPGVAGCAALDSSVMVNLVFNQTTVVVRQNPETGAVTGDPEVLRQKEQHGHVRALKLSADGNVWGGSINKDFGTATPTEDVVFPLFPKGGGFPRANDDLD
- a CDS encoding Lrp/AsnC family transcriptional regulator: MTNTKRRLLRVADPGNGSAAFQLDEASKAIVEELQQDGRRPYATIGKSVGLSEAAVRQRVQRMIDAGVMQIVAVTDPMQLGFARQAMIGIKCSGDTTEVADRLAELDAVDYVVLTAGTFDAIVEVVCEDDDDLLVLLNKQIRAVPGVTSTETLVYLKLVKQQYNWGTR
- a CDS encoding DoxX family protein gives rise to the protein MTGHSDDPQVWRKPPELVDPEDDVPSATYGGDFETTAIPHYQGEKLTSSHDVKEVGPLYDPAPLPYAEPATTQISSEAVQARHAAPWGTQDPTGDRRGTQDLGLLLLRVGVGAVLIAHGLRKVFGWWGGTGLNGFESTLTDRGFKYADILTYVGVTAELGAGVLLILGLLTPLAGAAGLAFMVNVLLSDMVSDKANRYAIFWPDGHEFELLMIVALIAVILVGPGRYGFDAGRGWARRPFVGSFAALLLGLGAAAAIWVFLNGTNPLA
- a CDS encoding FAD-dependent monooxygenase, producing MRVAVIGAGIGGLTAAAALRANGIDVIVYEKAHELREVGAGVVVANNGQRALDAVGLGDRVREVGTHIERTVWSTWHGEDVPVPPAWPSVTPGRPVTSLPVHRGELQQALLGALPAGAVHLGRPCQDVIETAEGARIVFADGSEEHADIVVGADGIHSAVQQIVAGPVELSSEGIMAYRGLIPVERLDDSVDLQRMQMWLGPGRSFLIYPVSRGRLLNIVAFTATDLDAEESWTAPGDVRALAAEFADWAHPVPAIIDALPETFRWGLYDRKSLGRWSTDRITLLGDAAHPVTPHLGQGANMAIEDAVVLATVLAGASVADVPQRLALYESLRRDRTSRIQQNARQAGAIYRATDLSAQEQAAGLTAILAGDWIPDYDAAAAAEAALASL
- a CDS encoding APC family permease, whose amino-acid sequence is MSSDNPVESKGLRGGAMGLLSSVVVGLASTAPAYSLAATLGLIVASGGALLAGVKAPAIVLISFIPIYLIAVAYQELNKAEPDCGTTFTWASRTFGPIVGWLGGWGIIAADVIVMANLAQIAGAYSFTFVGDLGWSAAASLADSTLWSTVAGVLWIVIMTYICYRGIEVSVRLQYGLLLVEMVVLVVVSIIALIKVYTHNAEAYSLLPSLSWFWPGGLDFGTVIAPAVLTTIFIYWGWDTAVACNEESDDPGRTPGRAAVLSTFLLLATYALVSVAAVAFAGVGTEGIGLGNQENAADVFAAIGPELFGDSFLGHVGMLLLSASILTSASACTQTTILPTARTTLSMGVYKALPESFASIHRTYLTPTTSTVAMGAVSIACYVLFTIISTNLLTALIGSVGLMIAFYYGLTGFACVWFYRRTLTQSARNFMMRGAIPLLGGIALTVIFAYGLIQYAKPDWLIDDAGNNVTVFGYGAVAVVGIGALVLGVVVMLLWRVAAPPFFLGETLPRRSADLVLAPAGATAHFGVPDAVEAQQTVIAGDLSNLPEGEVAVNPQTGEEFTKD